The Archangium primigenium genomic interval TCCAGGCGCACCTGGCGGAAGCGCGGCTCCTCCTTGAGCGGATCCAGCACGAGCAGCGTGCCCTTGCAGTCCTTGCACTCGCCCTTGGAGATGGAGAACTCGTCGGCGAGCTTGCCCTTGCCGAAGAGGAACGTCACCGAGGCGGAGAGCTGGTTGGTGTCGATGCGGCCCACGCTGAGCGTCTGCGCCTCGGGGTCGTGCGCGTACACCTTCTCGCCCGCGAGCACGAAGGTGCGCACCGAGGGCTTCTCGTACTCCCAGCGCATGAGGCCCGGCTTCTTGTAGATGACCTTGCCCGTGGAGGACTGGGTGCGCCGCAGGACCTTGTACTTGTAGTCCTGCTTGAAGTCGGCCGTGAAGTCCTGGGTCTTCTCGTAGAAGGCCTGCATCCGGTCGACCAGGTCCTTCACCTCGGGCGTCGGGGCCGCCTTCTTCGGCTCGGGGGCCTTCTCGGCGGGAGCGGACGCCTGCTGGGTGGGTGCCTGGGCGGCCGGAGGAGCGGCCGGGGTCTTCACCGGGGCCACCACGGGGGCGGCCAGCAGGGTCATGAGCAGCATCTCGAGGTGCATGGCGTGGCTCTCTCTCCGAGCGGGCGTGGGGGCCCGCGTGTTCCGTCCATTCGTACGGACGCGCCGCGCGGGCCGGGCATTCAAGGCGGCGTCGGAGGCGCTTTCTTGAAGATCTTCCGCCGCTGTTTCACGGCGAGCACATAGAAGCGATCGCGCAGGACCTGGGCCTCGGCTTCCGTCAGATCTCCCACACGGCCCAGGTGCTCCTCGCGCCAGGAGATGGCGCGGGTGACACAGGCCGAGGCGGCGGCGGAGATGTTCAAGCTCTGGCTGAAGCCGCGCATGGGAATCCAGAAGGTCCCATCCGAGCCGTCCAGCACTTCCTGGCTCACGCCGTCACGCTCGTTGCCGAAGATGAGCGCGACCTTCGAGTCGAAGCGCAGGGAGTAGAGGCTCTGGGCATCCTCGCGGATCGCCGAGGCGTACAGAGAAAACCCCCGCGACTTGAGGTGCTCGCGGCACGAGGCGAAGTCCTTGTAGAGCTTCACGTCGAGCCACTTGTCGCACCCCTGCCCCACGCGGGAGTTGGGCATGAAGGGCGCCGCGGGGTTGACGATGACGTGCACTTCCTGGAGGCCATTGGCCTCGCAGGTGCGCATCACCGCCGCCATGTTGAAGCTGTCCTCCAGGCGATCCAACACGATCGTGAAGGTGCGCGTGCGCTGGGAGATGACCTTGTCGATCTTCTCCTTGCGCACGTCGAGCAGGAGCGACTCCGGATCGAGGCGCGCCTTCTCTTGCTTCTCGTAACCAGGACCGCCACCCGCCATGGACTCAGGACCTCCGACGGCGCGCCGCGCTCGCCTTCTTGGCCGGGGCCTTCTTCGCGGCCGACTTCTTCGCCGGCGCCTTCTTGGCCGAGGCCTTCTTCACGACCTTCTTCGCGGGCGCCTTCTTCACGGCCGACTTCTTCGCCGCGACCTTCTTGGCCGAGGCCTTCTTGGCCGGCGCCTTCTTCGCGGAGGCCGACTTCTTCGCCGCGACCTTGGCTGGAGCCTTCTTGGCGGGCGCCTTCTTCGCGGAGGCCGACTTCTTCGCCGCGACCTTCGAGGCCGACGCCTTCTTGGCCGGGGCCTTCTGGGCGGTCGGCTTCTTGGCCGGGGCCTTCTTCTCGGCCCGGACCTTGGGCGGGGGCTCGACGTGCAGCTTGTCCGTGCGACCGGTGAAGAGCACCTCGGCCATCGCGTCGAGCAGGGGCTGCATGCCCAGGCCCGTGGCGCACGAGACCGGGAACACCGCGATGCCACGCTCGCGCAGGGCCCGCGTCACCGGCTCCACGCGCTCCTGGGCATGGGGCAGGTCCAGCTTGTTGAGGGCCACCACCTGGGGCTTGTGCGACAGCTCCTCGCTGTACTTCGCCAGCTCCTGGTTCAGGGTGTCGAAGTCGCGCAGGGGATCGCGGTCCTCGCTCTCGGTGCCCATGTCCAGCAGGTGCACGAGCACCTTGCAGCGCTCCACGTGCCGCAGGAACTGGTGGCCCAGGCCCACGCCGTCGCTGGCGCCCTCGATGAGGCCCGGGATGTCCGCCATCACGAAGGACAGGCCGTCCTTGTACTGGACCAGACCCAGGTTGGGCACGAGCGTGGTGAACGGATAGTTGGCGATCTTCGGCCGGGCCCGGCTCACGATGGAGATGAGCGTGCTCTTGCCCGCGTTGGGAAAGCCCAAGAGGCCCACGTCCGCGAGCAGCTTGAGCTCCAGGCGCAGCATGCGCTCCTCGCCCGGCGTGCCGTCCTGGGCGAAGCGCGGCGTCTGCCGCGTGGACGTGGCGAAGTTCATGTTCCCCAGGCCGCCCCGGCCGCCCTTGCACGCCACCACCTGCTGGCCCGCCTCGCTCAGGTCCGCCAGGATCTCCTCGGTGGCCTCGTCGCGCAGGAGCGTGCCCACGGGCACCCGGAGGACGAGATCCTCCGCCGAGCGGCCGTTGCAGTCGTTGCCCATGCCCCCTTCCCCGTTCCGCGCCCGGTGGTGCTGCTGGTAGCGGTAGTCCAGCAGCGTCGTCAGCTGGGGATCGGCCACGAAAATGACCGAGCCGCCATTGCCGCCATCCCCGCCGTTGGGGCCACCCCGGTCGATGTACTTCTCCCGGCGGAAGGCCACGGCACCATTGCCGCCATCACCCGCCTTCACCTGGATGCGGACTTCATCAACGAATTTCATCAGACCCTCTGAAACGCGGAACGGGCCGCCTCCACGTCCAAGCGCCAGGGGCGGATGGACCGGGAGCGACCCGTTCGCGAGGTAATCCGGGAGCCCTTGCACTCCGGGCTCCCCTCACTCAGACGACGCCTTGAATCAGGCGCTCGCCTGGGCCGGATAGACCGAGACCTTCTTGCGGTCCCGACCCTGACGCTCGTACTTCACCACACCGTCGACCGTGGAGTAGAGCGTGTAGTCACGCCCGAGCTTCACGTTGCTACCGGGGTGGATGACCGTGCCGAGCTGACGCACGAGGATGCTGCCCGCGGTGACGGTCTCGCCCGCGTACACCTTCACGCCCCGGTACTGCGGGTTGGAATCGCGACCGTTGCGAGAAGAACCCTGACCCTTTTTATGTGCCATGACACCGATTCCTAGGACTGCCGGCGCGCCACTCGGCGCTCCGGGAAGTGGGGGGCTGGACTAGCCGGAGATGGAGGTGACCTTGACCTCGGTGTAGGGCTGACGGTGGCCACGACGGCGCGTCCAGCCCTCCTTCTCCTTGCGGAAGTGCAACACCTTGCGGTGCTTGTCCTGGGCGAGGATCTTGCCCACGACCTTCGCGCCCGACACGGTCGGCTGCCCCACCTTCGGGCTGTCGGAACCGCCGAGCAGCAGGATGTCGTTGAACGTCACCTCGGTGCCGACGTCGCCCGTGACCTTCTCGATCCGGAGCACGTCGCCCTCGGCCACGCGGTACTGCTTGCCGCCCGTGCGAATGACTGCGTACATCGTTGAACCCCTGGTTGTCCGGGTCTAGCCAACCCGTGGAATACCGGTGAGCATGTCGGACGGACAAACCCGCCCCACGATGCAAAGGGGGCCCGATCTACGGGAGAAGCCCTGGGGAGTCAAGGCAGATGGTGCAGGGGAACATCCCCGCGGTCCAGGCCTCACGCCCCTCGCCGGTCGCCCCTGAAGGTAGGATGGGCGCCCTCATTTGTCTCCTCCTTTATCTCCTCTCTCTGCGTCAATGTCTCCGCCCACCACCTGGGAGTCGTCTCGATGAGGAAGTCCGCATGGATACTGGCCTGCCTGACGGCGGGAGTCCTGGGCGGCTGCCGTGACACGCTGTGCGCGGAGATCGCGGACGCCTACGCCCAGGTGGATCAGAAGGCCCGGCCCTGCGTGGCGCGCGCGCCCCTGCCCGCCTTCACCGCCGCGAATTGCGAGCGCCAGGCCGATGCCTGCGATGCCAAGGATCGCGAGCGGCTCCAGGCCCAGTTGGACTGCTACGCGCGGCTGGAGGCGTGTGTGCCGGATCAGCGCGACGCCTTCCTGGACGCCATGGCCCGTTGTGATGGCGCGGCGCCGAGCAATGCGTGCGAGGCGGCCCTGTTCTGATGATCCCACGCGGCTGACTTCTCGCAATCAGCCAGCGGATCGCTAGGATGCGCGGCCAATCTCACTGTCCGTGAGATTTCAGGAGGAGCGGCCCCGAGGATGGGGAGCGCCTCTCCGACGACCTGACGCGCGCATGAATAACCGAGCGAATGGATCGCTCCAAGGCGCGCTTCACATCCACACCCAGTAGCAATCCCTGAGGGGGAGAACACACCATGAAGAAGATGTTCGCGATCGCGGCGGTGGCCCTGGCCCTGACCGGCTGCAGCAGCAACGTGTGCGAAGAAGTGGCCGATTCCTCCGAGTCGCTCGCGAAGAAGTTCGAGCCCTGTTCGGATGGCTCGGAGTCGCCCTTCACCAAGCCCACCGAGGCCGAGATCAACCAGTGTAAGGAGAGCGTCGAGAAGAGCTGCTCCGACGCCGACAAGGAGGCGCTGCTGAAGACGGTGGACTGCTTCAACGGCATCAAGGCGTGCGCCAAGGGCAGCGAGCTCACGTTCCTGGGCGCCCTCACCGACTGCGCCAACAACCAGAAGAACATCAGCGAGGCCTGCCAGAACGCCCTCGGTAACGACTAGTCGGGTCGCGCCTCCGGGCGCGTGAAGACGGCTGGTGGCACGAGCCACCGGCCGTCCTCGTTTCGGGGTGGTGTTCACCCGCCCCCCCGCGAGCGGCTAGAGTGGGCGGGCCATGTCCCCAGCCTCTCGCCGCATCCCCCTCGTCAATCTGTCCCACTACCGCTCGGGCAACCCCGAGGAGCGCGCCCGCTTCGTGCGCGTGTTCGGAGACGCCCTCAAGGAATTCGGTTTCGTGTCCGTCGAGGGCCACGGCATCGAGGATGGGCTCATCCGCCGCACCTACGCGGACGTGGAGTCCTTCTTCCGTCAGAGCGACGCGGTGAAGCACCGCTACCACGTGCCCGCCTACGGCGGTCAGCGCGCCTACACGCCCTTTGGCAAGGAGCACGCGAAGAACCGCACCGTGGGAGACCTCAAGGAGTTCTGGCACGTGGGGCGAGACCTGCCCGAGGGCCACCCGCGCCGGCCCAACACCGCGGCCCACAACATCTGGCCCGAGGAGGTGCCCACCTTCCGCGAGAACACGCTCGCCCTCTTCAACGCGCTCGACGACGCGGCGGCCGTGATGCTCCAGGCCATCGCCGAGTACTTCGAGCTGCCGCGCACCACGTTCAGCGACATGGCCCAGGACGGCACCTCCGTGCTGCGCGTCATCCACTACCCGCCCCTCAAGGAGAAGTTCGTCCCGGGCGCGGTGCGCGCCGCCGAGCACGAGGACATCAACCTCATCACCCTCTTGTGCGAGGGCACCGCGTCCGGCCTGGAGATCCTCACCCGCGACGGCGAGTGGATCCCCGTGGACACGCTGCGCGGACAGATCGTCGTGGACTCGGGCGACATGCTCAGCCGCATCACCAACGGCATCATCCCCGCCACCACCCACCGCGTGGTCAACCCGCCCTCGCTCGCCGAGGACAACACGCGCTACTCCATGCCCTTCTTCGTGCACCCCTATCCGGAGTGCATGCTCGAGGCCCTGCCCGGCACCACCTCGCCGGAGAAGCCGGGCCAGCCCCCCATCACCGCCGATGCCTTCCTCCAGCAGCGCCTGCGGGAGATCGGCCTCATCAAGTAGATGGGCCCGAGTGGAGGGCCCGGGTGACGGGCTCAGGCCCCCACGGGCCCCAGGTCCGTCACCGCGCCGCGGCCCCACTGCACCCCGCGCTGGGCCCGGTAGTCGGTGAAGAGCGAGCCGAGGATCGTCGTCGCGCCCACCAGCAGGTTCACGCCCGTGGCCCACCGGCTCCGGCGCGCGAAGCCCAGCACGAAGGGCGCGGCGATGACCCCCAGGCTCCAGAGGTGATCGATGGCCTCGTGGACCTCGATGGGGATGAACTTGCGCAGGCTCAGCCGGTAGTCCGTGAGCAGCGCGACCCCCAGGCCCGCGCTCCCCAGCACCACGCCCGCGAGCCGCGCCCCCCGACTCTCCGACAGCAGACCCGCCCCCAGGACACTCAGCGCGCCCTGGTAGTCGAGCACCGAGTGCAGGTCCTGCGGGATGAGCCGCCGCACGGGCAGCACGCCCAGCAGGGGCATGGCGGGAATGCCCGCCGCGGCGCTCGTGTCCAGCAGTCCCGTGTGCTCGCGCACGGACACGGGGACACTCGCCGCCTGACGGGGGGTCTGTCGGGGAAAAGGGAGGATGTCCATGCCTTGAGGGTAGGCATGGCCCGGAGCGTGCCCCCGACCCCGCCCGCCCCCCCGACTGGTGGGCGGACCGGCTAGTCGCCGAGCTTCTTCTTGAGCAGCTCGTTCACCAGGACCGGGTTGCCCTTGCCCTTCATGGCCTTCATCACCTGGCCCACGAAGAAGCCGAACATCTGCTTCTTGCCCGCCCGGTACTTCTCCGCCGTGTCCGCGTTCTGGGCGAGGACGTCGTCCACCACCGCCTCGATGGCCCCCGTGTCGCTCACCTGCGCGAGGCCCTTCTCCTCGATGATGGCCTCGGGCTCGCGGCCCGTGCGGAACATCTCCCCGAACACGTCCTTGCCCGCGTTGAACGAGAGGGTCCCCTTCTCCACCGCGCCCAGCAGCCGACCGAACTGCACCGTGGAGAAGCGCAGCGTGGTGACACTGCCCCCCTCCTCCTTGAGCAGCCGCAACAGCTCGCCCAGGAACCAGTTGGACACCCGCTTGGCGTCCGCGTGGTGCTGCGCCACCGCCTCGAAGTAGTCCGCCAGCGGGCGCTCGGCGCAGAGGATGCGCGCGTCGTACGCCGGCAGGCCGTACTGGCTCATGAAGCGCGACACCTTGGCCCGGGGCAGCTCCGGCAGCGACCGCCCCGCCTCGTCCAGCTGCGCGTCCGTCAGGTGCAGCGGCGGCAGGTCCGGCTCCGGGAAGTAGCGGTAGTCGTGCGCGTCCTCCT includes:
- a CDS encoding LolA family protein; amino-acid sequence: MHLEMLLMTLLAAPVVAPVKTPAAPPAAQAPTQQASAPAEKAPEPKKAAPTPEVKDLVDRMQAFYEKTQDFTADFKQDYKYKVLRRTQSSTGKVIYKKPGLMRWEYEKPSVRTFVLAGEKVYAHDPEAQTLSVGRIDTNQLSASVTFLFGKGKLADEFSISKGECKDCKGTLLVLDPLKEEPRFRQVRLEVDPKTAQVLKSTVVDPDGSENAIAFLNLKTNVGVDAERFKINPPQGTRIDDLTKLMQK
- a CDS encoding TrmH family RNA methyltransferase — its product is MAGGGPGYEKQEKARLDPESLLLDVRKEKIDKVISQRTRTFTIVLDRLEDSFNMAAVMRTCEANGLQEVHVIVNPAAPFMPNSRVGQGCDKWLDVKLYKDFASCREHLKSRGFSLYASAIREDAQSLYSLRFDSKVALIFGNERDGVSQEVLDGSDGTFWIPMRGFSQSLNISAAASACVTRAISWREEHLGRVGDLTEAEAQVLRDRFYVLAVKQRRKIFKKAPPTPP
- the obgE gene encoding GTPase ObgE codes for the protein MKFVDEVRIQVKAGDGGNGAVAFRREKYIDRGGPNGGDGGNGGSVIFVADPQLTTLLDYRYQQHHRARNGEGGMGNDCNGRSAEDLVLRVPVGTLLRDEATEEILADLSEAGQQVVACKGGRGGLGNMNFATSTRQTPRFAQDGTPGEERMLRLELKLLADVGLLGFPNAGKSTLISIVSRARPKIANYPFTTLVPNLGLVQYKDGLSFVMADIPGLIEGASDGVGLGHQFLRHVERCKVLVHLLDMGTESEDRDPLRDFDTLNQELAKYSEELSHKPQVVALNKLDLPHAQERVEPVTRALRERGIAVFPVSCATGLGMQPLLDAMAEVLFTGRTDKLHVEPPPKVRAEKKAPAKKPTAQKAPAKKASASKVAAKKSASAKKAPAKKAPAKVAAKKSASAKKAPAKKASAKKVAAKKSAVKKAPAKKVVKKASAKKAPAKKSAAKKAPAKKASAARRRRS
- the rpmA gene encoding 50S ribosomal protein L27 — encoded protein: MAHKKGQGSSRNGRDSNPQYRGVKVYAGETVTAGSILVRQLGTVIHPGSNVKLGRDYTLYSTVDGVVKYERQGRDRKKVSVYPAQASA
- the rplU gene encoding 50S ribosomal protein L21; this encodes MYAVIRTGGKQYRVAEGDVLRIEKVTGDVGTEVTFNDILLLGGSDSPKVGQPTVSGAKVVGKILAQDKHRKVLHFRKEKEGWTRRRGHRQPYTEVKVTSISG
- a CDS encoding isopenicillin N synthase family dioxygenase → MSPASRRIPLVNLSHYRSGNPEERARFVRVFGDALKEFGFVSVEGHGIEDGLIRRTYADVESFFRQSDAVKHRYHVPAYGGQRAYTPFGKEHAKNRTVGDLKEFWHVGRDLPEGHPRRPNTAAHNIWPEEVPTFRENTLALFNALDDAAAVMLQAIAEYFELPRTTFSDMAQDGTSVLRVIHYPPLKEKFVPGAVRAAEHEDINLITLLCEGTASGLEILTRDGEWIPVDTLRGQIVVDSGDMLSRITNGIIPATTHRVVNPPSLAEDNTRYSMPFFVHPYPECMLEALPGTTSPEKPGQPPITADAFLQQRLREIGLIK